CACAGAAGGAGACTGCCGATATAGTAATCGAGAAAAATGGAGCGCATCAGTTCTTTGATGTCCCAGGGCTTCCACTCAAATTCCCGCTGGAAATCGGGGATGACGAACTGTCCTTCCCGGAGCCGCATGATCAGGGTGTTGAGGCTAACATGATCAGGTTTTTGGGCATCTTTCATGGGGTGTGCTCCGATTCTCTATGTATTTACTTCAGGGACAGGGGAGGCTACTGTAGAAAACTTTACAATTGACTGAATATATATTCAGTCAAGACAATTAACACATATTTTTTATAAAACAAAAGAGATTGTTCTGTTTCTTCAAACACTAACTCCCGCTTTAGCCAGCTTTCTGATAACAGCGTCAGCCACTTTGTCTGCCTCCGTTTGTAACGATGGCGAAGATTTACTGGCCAAATCGTGGATAATCTCCCCCTGACGCTGGCAGGCAACCTCACCGTAATTCAAAAATGTTGTTAACACCTTTTCATGACCAAGGTTTTGGCTCCACGCCTTGAACTGCTCCGGGGTTTTGCATACTTTTTCACCGAGTTGGACAAGTGTATTCCTAAAGCTATGGGGGTTAAAATAGGGAAGTCCGGCATTGACAAAGGCGTCACGAAATATTTGACGAATTGGACTGGCTGTACCCCAGTGGGCTTTTTTCAGTCCATTAGCTTCAAACTTTCGAGATGTTCCCACTTCGATACGAGTTGCAGGAAACAGGGGATCATCGTTACCCCAGAGCTTTTCGTCCCGGAGATAAGCTACCCATTCCACCACAATAGCATGAATTTCCTCACCCACTGGGAAGAAGTATGTGGTGAAGGTCTTGCTGAATTTTGTCTGCACTTCGCGGGCATCTTGCTTGACATATCCGGCAATGAGGTCAGTGTGCTTCAGCTTCATTGAGGCAATGGCACTGTCCCGTGCGCCGGTCAGCAAGGTGAAGGCGATCAGGGCACGGTTGCGCTTTTCAACATCCGTATTGATGGGCATGGTGTTGATAACGTGCTTGATCTGTGCCATGGTTGGCGGTTCTTTGTGCCGCCTGGCAGTAGCGATCCGAGTGTCCTTGTCTGACAGGTTGAAATATTCAGCATCGGTATATTGAATACGAGACTTATAACCCGGTTGCATGGAAAGCCATTGAAAAAACCTTTTCAGTTGATTCAGGGTGGCGTGCAGGGTTGCCTTGCTCAATTTTTTTCCGGAACGCTGCCCCTTTTGCTTGGCAAGATGTTTCTTGAAGGCTATAGCCTGTTCAAAATGAAAAGTCTTGAAATCGCGGAATTTGGAATAGACCTCAAAACGATTTAGAGCCTTGGCCGCCGCATCAATGGTCGGCTCGCTGTGCCTCTTCGCTTCTTTCAGAAAAGCAAAATATTTGCGCTTAATTCTCTCATTGGCCGGGTTGTGTTTTTTCATGCTCTTTACTCCTTATTTCAAATCACAGTTTACGGAGGGTTTTTCACTATCAACTATGTGTCGTAGTTCTTCCGGGAACGTGATGTCAATATTGCCGCTTACTTCACTGATTTTGGCCAGGTTGACGCGCCGGTTCATAATGGTGTCACAAACCGGGCAGATTGCCGTAAGATTGCCGGTCTTTTCACTATCTGGTGAATAATCCGCCATATCTCCCGCCGCTGGTCTTGGCATACGGCACCGGACACAGTATAGTTCTCCTGGCTTGCAGGTCTGCTTGTTTTTTGTCCGTCGCTTTTGCAGAAAATCCACCAGGACACTGCCTTGAATCAGGGCAGGCCGCTTTCTGTCAATAGTTGCAAGACCTGATTTTATCCAGTTACGCACCGTGTTTTTATGAATACTGAACAACCCGGCCACCTCTTCCACAGTATAACTGCGGTGAATTTTAACCAGGCGGTGGTTTGGATAACGTTTTCCCATTGCTCAGACCATCCCTCTGGTTTGCATTAAGGATGCAGTAGAGTGGTATCTATAGAATAGTATCATTATTGTTACTCCAAAGTCTCTGTTGTTTTGGGTGGGCTTTTCTTCTATTATTTTGTGCAGTTGCTATATTGCTGCTGTTTTTTGGAGTATCCATTTCGTTACTCGAAAGTATTGTGGTTTCTCCGTCTGGAGTAACAGGGTTGCTACTCGAAAGAACCTTTTTAGGTATCAATTTTGTTACCGAATATTTTTTCTTGTTGGCGTGATAAGCTGACCAGCCCCTTCCTTTCCGATGGTCTTTCTTTCTTGGTTTTTTGGGCGGACGGAATGCAGGGGTGCCGTAATCTTTCCAGCGGTCATCAATGAAGTACCTTGTCATGTCCCCTGAATGGCCACCTGATCCCTGGTGAGCGATATCGAGAAAACCTTTCTCCATCAACTCGTCAATGGCGTTCCTGAACTCCCGGCGGCCAATTCCTTTTTTTTCAGCCTCGGAATATGGATAAACTATTTCTCCATTATTCCTAATGATCCAATCATCCGACCGTTTTGCTCTCTTAACCTGCTCCATCTGTCGTTTACGGAGAAAATCCAGGTAAACAAGCAACGACCATCTGCTTAATGATCTGAAGGCTGGAGACCGAAGAATATTTTTATCAAACCAAATCTTTTTAGCCATTATCAGTCAATATTGAAAATTAGCTGTTATTGCGAATTTCCATGCGAGACATCAGCCATTCTTCAATTTCATTTTCCAGCCAGCCGACAGCCCTTGCTCCCAGATTAATCGGCCTTGGGAAAGTACCTTCCTGAATACGGAGATAAATGGTTGACCGCGACAAACCTGTCCGCTTCTCAACCTGCTTACGTCGGAGAATGGATAGTTTTTCTTGGTTTGTATTCGCCATAATTGCACCTCACATGCTTAAATTGGATGTTGTTGGACTATGGCGTTATTAATAATGAGTTAATTTAAAACGGTCATCGCGTGTTGCAACGCTGGCCGTTGCAATTGCAATGGTAGGAATAATGGTACTTGAGGCAGGGAAGTCGAGGAAGGTTGGCGGCTGAAGGGTTCAGGCCATATCGTCATTGAGTGCTCGTTTAGCTGCAGCGAAAATTCTAGCCGTAGTTCTGGAGCGAACACCACGAAGATCGTCAAATTTTTCTTCTATAAAATCCCGCAGCTGTGTTTCGCTTGTAAATGTTTCACCTTTGAAAGTGCCGGTGACAACCTCCAGAAGGGCACCAATAATATTGAGATAGGTTTTTTCCGAGCGTGGATTAATTGCATTATCTAAACACTTCAACCGCTCTTCATACTGTTTTAGTTTGGCAGCAACTTCATATTTTTGCAGCTCCATCATTTTAATGCTTTCTTTAGCTGATTGCAGTTGCCGCTGCAGAGCATCTCTATCTACCTGAAGAGCCCTGAAAGATTCCGCATTGATGGCGGAATGCGTTTTCCGTTCAACTTCATCAAACAAAAATTCGGGTTTGTTAGAGGGAAACTCTTTGACGATCCATTCCTTGAGGTCTTGGCGGGAAACTGTTCGCCTCTCTGGAGCCACATGATCTTCTGAATCAAAAACAGGGCTCTTACCGTCCCGGCCGCAGGCCAGTTTATTATTATCAATGGCATCATGAATTGCCCGGCATCTCGGTTCCAGGCAAGAGATTTTCGGGTGTGCATAAATATTGCGACTTGTCTCTGTTGCCTGACTCAATATCTGCTTAAGTACTTCCACGGGGACACCACACCACAAGGCCGCAGCCTGTGGGATATAATAAGCGGAATAATATGCCCTAATTTCATCACAATTATCTGACTCCCATGGGTTAGCCATGAAATATTCTCCTTAGTCTGAAAAATCCCTACCCGGACATTTACCCGAAAGAAACAACTTTGCCGCCCTTTTTTAATGAGTCCAGATAATCCGCCCATGCTTGCATCATTCCTCTACGTTCTGGGAGGTGTTGTGCATAATTATATGCCGCTTTTATTTTATTCCGTTCGGCATGGGCAAGTTGACGCTCAATAATGTCAGAAAGCCAACCTTGCTCATGCAAAATAGTTGAAGCCATTGCACGAAAGCCATGCCCGGACATGTCTTCCTTGGCATACCCCATACGCCGCAAAGCCGCCAATATTGCATTATCACTCATTGGCCTTGAATCTGATCTGATACTTGGAAAAACGTATCGACCTTGACCAGTAATGGGTTGGATATCACACAGTATAGTTAGACTTTGTTCAGACAATGGAATGATATGTGGAAACTTCATTTTCATTTTTTGAGCAGGAATACGCCACTCAGCATTATCAATATCTATTTCTGTCCACTCCGCTCGACGAAGCTCTCCAGGTCTCAGGAAAACCAGGGGAGCAAGCTTTAAAGCAGATTGGACAACTGGAGTTCCTTGATAGCCGTCTATGGCTCGCAGCAGTTCACCAATCTTTTTGGGCTCTGTAATGGTTGCCATACTGCCATGCTTAACTGGTGTCAAAGCACCACGAAGATCAGCGGAGTTATCACGTTCTGCCCGGCCAGTGGCTACAGCATAACGAAAAACCTGCCCACAATTCTGTAAAGCTCGATGAGCAGTTTCATGAATCCCTTTGTTTTCTATTCTTCTCAATACTGAAAGAAGTTCGGGCGGAGTAATTTCAGCAATGGGCCGCCCTCCCAACCAGGGGAAAACATGGAGTTCAAAGCGACGGATAATTTTTTTGGCATGACTTTCTGCCCAGTTTGAAGAATGTTTGATAAACCACTCCCGTGTTATAGCTTCAAAACTATTTTCACTCTGCTCTACCTGCATAGCCTTATTTGCTTTACGAACCTGCGCAGGATCGACACCATTTCTTATCATTCTTTTTGCATCATCGCATTTTTCTCTGGCCTCAGCTAGCTTAACATCAGGATAGACTCCAAGAGCTAAGGTCTTGCGCTTTCCTGCAAAACGGTAATCAAGTCGAAAATATTTTCCGGCCTTTTTTACCAAGACATACATACCTTTTTCATCAGACAGTTTGAATTGTTTAGAACGAGGCTTTGCGTTACGGATGGCGGTATCAGTGAGAGGCATGACGGTATCTCCATACTTTCGGTGGAGGTAGTATTCAATACTGCTTTCGAGGGTATTGAATAGGGGACTCAACCCACTAGAAACAAAGAGCATGGAAGATTTTGACGGTACCTATTATCAATATCTTCCATATACCGTCAAAAATACCGTCATGCATGACGGGATGTCAATAGTTTTTATTGGAACACCCAGGAAAAGAAAACCCCGAAATCCTTACCTGGACTCGGGGTCTTTATCTTTACCGGAACTCACCGGAATGCATTTTGGTGGCGATGCAGGGAATCGAACCCCGGACACTACGGATATGAGCCGTATGCTCTAACCATCTGAGCTACATCGCCTTGCGGTAAGGCGAAAATAATTACACTATTACCCATTGGGTGTCAATGAATTTTCGCCTGTCAGATTTATTTTTCCATTAAAAAAAAGGGGAAGCCTTTTTTTAAGGCCTCCCCTTCACTTACTTCCTGATACAGGTCAGTACCTGTGAGACAGGGGAATAATTACATCATTCCGCCCATGCCACCCATACCGCCCATACCGCCCATGCCACCAGGCATTCCACCAGGCATTCCACCGGCAGCACTGTCATCTTCCGGCAGATCAGCAATCACACACTCTGTGGTCAGCAGCATACCGGAAACAGATGCTGCGTTCTGCAGTGCAGTACGGGTTACTTTTGCAGGATCAATGACACCCGCAGCAATGAGGTCTTCATATTCTTCAGTTGCGGCATTGAAACCATTGGCACCTTCAAGATTCTTGACTGCATCAACAATTACGGAACCTTCACGACCGGCGTTGTTTGCAATCTGACGTACCGGCTCTTCAAGAGCGCGGAGAAGAATCTTCCGTCCGAGATCCTGTTCACCATCAAGCTCGAGTTTCTCAAGAGCACTGAGGCAACGGATATAGGAAACTCCACCACCGGGAACAACACCTTCTTCCACTGCTGCGCGGGTGGCATTAAGTGCGTCTTCAACACGTGCTTTCTTCTCTTTCATTTCAATCTCGGTTGCGGCACCAACATTGATGACAGCAACACCACCGATCAGTTTGGCAAGACGCTCCTGGAGCTTCTCACGGTCATAATCTGAAGTGGTGTCTTCAATCTGGTTACGAATCTGCTTGACACGTGCGGACAGCTGCTCTTTGTCGCCGCCGCCGTCTACGATGGTTGTATTGTCTTTATCGGTTACGATACGCTTACAAGTTCCGAGATCATTGATGGTCACATTCTCAAGCTTGATACCGAGATCTTCTGAAATAACCTGTCCACCGGTAAGAATGGCGATATCTTCGAGCATTGCCTTTCTGCGATCACCAAAACCGGGTGCCTTCACGGCAGCTACATTCAGGGTTCCACGCAGTTTATTGACAACCAGGGTAGCCAGTGCTTCACCGTCAACATCTTCTGCGATGATGAACAGTCCTTTACCCATCTTGGCAACAGACTCGAGTACAGGAAGAAGATCTTTCATATTGGAAACCTTCTTCTCCACGAGGAGCAGGTAAGGATCTTCCATGGCAACTTCCATACGATCCGGATCGGTTACAAAATAAGGTGAGAGGTAACCGCGATCAAACTGCATACCTTCAACGACATCAAGGCTTGTGTCCATGGATTTGGCTTCTTCGACGGTGATGACACCTTCTTTTCCAACCTTGTCCATTGCCTCGGCAATAATGTTACCGATGGTTTCGTCACTGTTGGCAGAAATGGTTCCGACCTGGGCGATTTCCTTCTGCTCTTTGGTTGGAGTGGCGATCTTGGTAAGCTCTTCCACGATCACGTCAACACCTTTATCAATACCACGCTTGATTTCCATGGGATTACCACCCGCAGCCACAAGCTTGGCACCCTCAGTATAGATCGCCTGGGCAAGAACAGTTGCAGTGGTGGTACCGTCACCGGCAACATCAGAGGTCTTGGAAGCAACCTCTTTCACCATCTGTGCACCCATGTTCTCAAACTTGTCAGCAAGTTCGATTTCCTTGGCAACAGTTACACCATCCTTGGTGATAGTAGGGGCACCAAAAGATTTATCAATCAGCACGTTACGTCCCTTGGGGCCGAGGGTCACCTTCACCGCGTCAGCGAGGATATTTACACCATTGAGAATAGACTCGCGGGCCTTAACTCCATATTTAATGTCTTTTCCAGCCATTATTACTTTCTCCCTTTGCTCAACATGGTCTCATTTAAGAAAGACCAAGATGATTTACACGTTATAACACAGCACCCGTCTGATGCCTTTTCCGTATCCAACTCCAACATGGCATCCGACAGGTACTCTCTTGTTTCAATCTGATCCAATCCGACTGCTTTATTCGATAACACCGAGGATATCGTCTTCACGCATGATAAGATAGTCTTCCCCATCGAGTTTCACGTCGGTTCCACCATATTTCGAGAACAGAACCTTAT
The DNA window shown above is from Desulfomarina profundi and carries:
- a CDS encoding tyrosine-type recombinase/integrase gives rise to the protein MKKHNPANERIKRKYFAFLKEAKRHSEPTIDAAAKALNRFEVYSKFRDFKTFHFEQAIAFKKHLAKQKGQRSGKKLSKATLHATLNQLKRFFQWLSMQPGYKSRIQYTDAEYFNLSDKDTRIATARRHKEPPTMAQIKHVINTMPINTDVEKRNRALIAFTLLTGARDSAIASMKLKHTDLIAGYVKQDAREVQTKFSKTFTTYFFPVGEEIHAIVVEWVAYLRDEKLWGNDDPLFPATRIEVGTSRKFEANGLKKAHWGTASPIRQIFRDAFVNAGLPYFNPHSFRNTLVQLGEKVCKTPEQFKAWSQNLGHEKVLTTFLNYGEVACQRQGEIIHDLASKSSPSLQTEADKVADAVIRKLAKAGVSV
- a CDS encoding helix-turn-helix domain-containing protein — protein: MGKRYPNHRLVKIHRSYTVEEVAGLFSIHKNTVRNWIKSGLATIDRKRPALIQGSVLVDFLQKRRTKNKQTCKPGELYCVRCRMPRPAAGDMADYSPDSEKTGNLTAICPVCDTIMNRRVNLAKISEVSGNIDITFPEELRHIVDSEKPSVNCDLK
- a CDS encoding helix-turn-helix transcriptional regulator, yielding MANTNQEKLSILRRKQVEKRTGLSRSTIYLRIQEGTFPRPINLGARAVGWLENEIEEWLMSRMEIRNNS
- a CDS encoding tyrosine-type recombinase/integrase, which produces MPLTDTAIRNAKPRSKQFKLSDEKGMYVLVKKAGKYFRLDYRFAGKRKTLALGVYPDVKLAEAREKCDDAKRMIRNGVDPAQVRKANKAMQVEQSENSFEAITREWFIKHSSNWAESHAKKIIRRFELHVFPWLGGRPIAEITPPELLSVLRRIENKGIHETAHRALQNCGQVFRYAVATGRAERDNSADLRGALTPVKHGSMATITEPKKIGELLRAIDGYQGTPVVQSALKLAPLVFLRPGELRRAEWTEIDIDNAEWRIPAQKMKMKFPHIIPLSEQSLTILCDIQPITGQGRYVFPSIRSDSRPMSDNAILAALRRMGYAKEDMSGHGFRAMASTILHEQGWLSDIIERQLAHAERNKIKAAYNYAQHLPERRGMMQAWADYLDSLKKGGKVVSFG
- the groL gene encoding chaperonin GroEL (60 kDa chaperone family; promotes refolding of misfolded polypeptides especially under stressful conditions; forms two stacked rings of heptamers to form a barrel-shaped 14mer; ends can be capped by GroES; misfolded proteins enter the barrel where they are refolded when GroES binds); protein product: MAGKDIKYGVKARESILNGVNILADAVKVTLGPKGRNVLIDKSFGAPTITKDGVTVAKEIELADKFENMGAQMVKEVASKTSDVAGDGTTTATVLAQAIYTEGAKLVAAGGNPMEIKRGIDKGVDVIVEELTKIATPTKEQKEIAQVGTISANSDETIGNIIAEAMDKVGKEGVITVEEAKSMDTSLDVVEGMQFDRGYLSPYFVTDPDRMEVAMEDPYLLLVEKKVSNMKDLLPVLESVAKMGKGLFIIAEDVDGEALATLVVNKLRGTLNVAAVKAPGFGDRRKAMLEDIAILTGGQVISEDLGIKLENVTINDLGTCKRIVTDKDNTTIVDGGGDKEQLSARVKQIRNQIEDTTSDYDREKLQERLAKLIGGVAVINVGAATEIEMKEKKARVEDALNATRAAVEEGVVPGGGVSYIRCLSALEKLELDGEQDLGRKILLRALEEPVRQIANNAGREGSVIVDAVKNLEGANGFNAATEEYEDLIAAGVIDPAKVTRTALQNAASVSGMLLTTECVIADLPEDDSAAGGMPGGMPGGMGGMGGMGGMGGMM